Sequence from the Qipengyuania pelagi genome:
GGACGGCGAAGGCGGACGCCTGCTGAAGCTGACGCCGGGTTGATTGCCGTTCCATAGGCGGAGCATGGCTTGCGGGAGCGAAAGCCGCTTTTGATCGACAGGGCCACTGCGCCCGATTAAGCGCCGCGGCCCATGGCCAGTACGACCTCCTCGCCCCTACCCACGATAGTGCCGCTCGGCGCCGTCGACCCGCATCTGGTCGAGGAGCTGCTCGATGCGGCCTTCGGCGAGGGACGCCAGGCGCGCACCGCCTATCGCATTCGCGAAGGGATGGGCTGGCTTCCGGGCCTGAGCTTCGCCGCGCTGGACGACGAGGACTATCTCGTCGCGACGATCCAGCTCTGGCCCGTCGCGCTCACCGATCCCGACAGGCGCGCGCATCCGTTGCTGATGGTTGGCCCGGTGGCGGTGATGCCGGGGCGTCAGGGCGAAGGGTTCGGCAAGGCGCTGATGGCGACCAGCCTCGCCGCGGCGGACCAGCTTGGGGGCGCATCCGCCCTGCCCCAGATGCTGATCGGCGATTTCGACTATTACAGCCAATGGGATTTCTCCGCCGCGCATACGGGCGGGTGGCGCTGCCCCGGACCGTGGGAGCGTGAGCGCCTGCTCGCCCGCACGGCCAATGCGGCGGTCCTCCCGCGCGAGGGAATGCTGGGGCCGTGGATCGGCTGATCTGATCGGTTGATCCAGTCTGGCGGTTTCGATCCGTCCGTGCAGGATTGTCTCGCCCGCCCGCATCTGCCAACGCCGCGTCCATGGTCTACACTCCGCCACCCGAACTCGCCGGTCTCAGCCTCGCGCAGATCGCCGAACAGGTCGAAGCCCGCAAACTGCCCCCGGTCGAACGCTGGACGCCGCAGGAAGAAGGCGAGAGCGGGATGCGCATCGCCGCGGACGGGATCTGGTATCACGATGGCAGCCCGATCAGGCGCGGCGCGATGGTGCGCGCCTTTTCGGGGCTGCTGACACGGGACGGAGACGGGGCATACTGGCTGGTCACGCCGTTCCAGAAGCTGCGTATCGAAGTCGAGGACGCCTGTTTCATTGCCACCGATTGCCGCCTGGTCGAGGACGGGATCGCCTTCCGGCTCAACACCGACGATCTGGTCGTGGCCGGGCCGGATCATCCGCTGCGCGCGGCGGGCGATCCCGATGCGCCCGCGCTCTATGTCCATGTCCGGCGCGGCTGCGAGGCGCGGCTCAACCGTTCGACCTACGAACAGCTCGCCGAGATCGCGCTGGCGCGGGGCGATGACTGGACTGTCGCGAGCGGCGGCGAAACCTATTCGCTGCTTCCCGCCGCGCAGGGATGAGCGATCTCTTCGACCGCCTCCTTCGCCTGTTCGAGGCGGGTCACGCGCGCGATGTGCCCGATTTGATGAGCGATGCGCGCTTCGCCGATGCGGCGCGGACGGCGGATGCCGCCGTGCTCATCGCGGTGACGGATCGGCCCACCGGCCTCATGCAGCGAAGCGATAGGCCAGAACAAAACGGCCTCATGCAGCGAAGCGATAGGCCGAGCTACGACGGGCCGGGCGTCATCCTGACCCAGCGCCCGACGACCATGCGCGATCACCCCGGCCAGGTCGCCTTTCCCGGCGGCAAGCTGGAACCGGGCGAGGATGCGGTCAGTGCCGCCTTGCGCGAGGCGCAAGAGGAATTGGCGCTCGACCCTGAGTCCGTCCGGTTGATCGGCACCACCGATCACTACAAGACCGGGACCGGCTTCGACATAACCCCCGTGCTCGGCGTGATCGCGCCCGACCTGCCCCTGCGCGCCGATCCGCGCGAGGTCGAAAGCTGGTTCGAAGCGCCGCTGTCGCTGGTGATGGATGCGGATAATTGGACTCGCAACGAGGTGTTCTGGAAAGGCGCGATGCGGCCCTATCTCGAACTCGATTATCAGGGCTATCGCATCTGGGGCGTGACGGCGGCGATCTGCTACAATCTCTCGCGCCGCCTTCAATGGATGGAGGCGACGCGATGACCGTTCTGCCCGAAGCCGACTGGACCCGGCGCGCTGATCTGGCCCTGCTTGCCGAAACGCTCGGACCCGATTTCATGCGCTGGGTCGGCGGGGCGGTGCGCGACACCCTGCTCGATATCCCGGTGGCCGATGTCGATTGCGCGACGCTGCACCGGCCCGAAAAGGTGATCGATCTGTGCCGTGCGGCAGGCATCCGCACCGTCCCGACGGGCATCGACCACGGCACGGTGACCGCCATCCTTGACGAGGGGCCGGTCGAAATCACCACGCTGCGCCGCGACGTCAGCACCGATGGCCGCCGCGCGACGGTCGCCTTCGCGGACAATTGGCGCGAGGATGCGGCACGGCGCGATTTCACGATCAATGCGCTCTACGCTCATCCTAAGACGCTGGAGATCACCGATTTCTTCGGCGGGCTCGACGATCTGGCGGCGCGCCGCGTCCGCTTCATCGGCGATGCGCGGACCCGTATCCGCGAGGATCACCTGCGCATCCTGCGCTATTTCCGCTTCCAGGCGCGGTTCGGTCGCGAGGTCGAGGACACGGCGCTTGCCGCCTGCACCGAGCTGGCGGAGACGTTGAAGGGAATCAGCCGCGAACGGGTGGCGATGGAATTGCTTGGCATCCTCGCTCTGCCCGACCCGGTGCCGACCGTGCGCCTGATGGAACAGGCAGGCGTGCTGCGCGTGATCCTGCCCGAGGCGCGCGCGGGCGAGATCGCGGCGCTGGACCGCTTGGTGGCGCAGGAGCGCGAATATGCGGTCGCGCCGGACGCGATCCGACGCCTCGCCGCGCTGCTTCCGCCGGTGCCCAGCCTTGCCGAGACGGTGGCCGCACGCCTCCGCCTGTCGAAGCAGCAGCGCGCCCGCCTCGCCTGCGCGGCGGCGCGCACCAAACAGGATGCGGAACTGCCCCGCGCCCTCGCCTATCACGAAGGATTGGCCTGCGCGCGCGACCGGCTGCTGCTCGCGGGTGCGTCGATCGCACCGCTCGACGGTTGGGAAGCACCCGATTTTCCCCTGAAGGGTGGGACGATCGTCGCGCGCGGCGTGGCGGCGGGCCCTGCGGTCGCGCGGATCATGCGCGCGGTGGAAGCCCGCTGGATCGCCGAGGACTTTCCCGGCGAGGCGCGGATCGAGGCGCTGCTGGCCGAGGAACTCGCCAGACAATAAGCCGCACTCCGCTCCTGATGACTGCTTCAGGCGAGCTTAATCGGGAAATCCTATAACGGCCCCACGGTTGCATTGCAGCGCAGCATCCGTTTACATGGTCGGGTTGCCCGTCGCGGCAGCCTCGCGGTGGCTTTCTGTCGAAGCGTTCGCGCGCCTCGTGCCGCCTTTCAAATTCCAGATCCCGTTTCGGGCGCGTTTCGCGTGTGGGGGGATCGTATAAAACACACCAATCGGAGTTTCCTTCATGAAAACCCTCGCATCCGCTCTCGCCCTCGCAGCCATGACGATCGCCACGCCGGCGCTCGCCAACGATCAGGTTGTCGCCGGGGCGACCGTCTACGGACCCGAAGGCAATCAGGTCGGCACGATCCTTCAGGTCGAAAACGGCCAGACCGTGCTCGACACGGGCACCCATCAGGTGCCGCTCGCCGTCGAGATGTACGGCGTGGGTGAAACCGGCCCCACCATCACGGTGACCAAGGTCCAGCTCGACACCATGATCGAACAGCAGATGGCCGCCGCCAATGCCGCGCGCGACGCCGCGCTGGTCGAAGGCGCCACGATCATGACCGCCGACAGTCAGACGCTGGGCACGGTCGGGACGATCGAGGGCGACAACGTTCTCGTGGTGCGCGCCGAAGATGCGGGCGAATTCACCGTGCCGCGCAATTACTTCGCCGCGGTCGAAGGCCAGCTCGTCGCGCGCCTGACCATGGCGCAGGTCGATGCCGCGCTGGCCGGTGCCGCCGGGGCGGATGGCGGCACGGGCGCCGCCGAATAATCCGACCCTTTCGGGATCGCGTTTGAACGCAAAGGAGGCCGGGAGCGCTGGGGGGGCGCTTCCGGCCTTTTTAATCCTCCCCCGCAGAGGGAGGAATAAGGCCCTATCCGAACCGGTTGTCGCGCGGGAAACCCTGTGGCGGCATCCGGCCCGCGCCGCCGCGCGCGACCTTCCATTGCCACATCTCGGTCTCGGTCCGGGTGCGGCCTTCCTTGCCGCCCATGGTCCAGCTGAGGCCGTCTTCGAGCTTGAAGGTGATCGCATCGGCCATCCCGCCATCGCGATAGCGTTGCAGCTGGACGCCCTGCCCACGCGCCAGTTCGGGCAGCTCCTCGAGATTGAAGACGACCAGCTTGCGATTGTCGCCCACCACCGCGACGTGATCGTCCTCGGGCGCGATCGGGCGCACGACCTGTAATTTCGCCTCGCCCTTCAGATTCACGACCTGCCGGCCCTTGCGTGTCTCGGCCAAGAGATCGTCCGTATTCGCGGCGAAGCCCTTGCCGGTGTCGGCGGCGAGCAGCAGGCGCTGTTTCGGCCGGTGGACGATCGCAGCCACGATCTGCGCCCCCGCATCGATGTCGAGCGTGTTCCTGACCGGCTCCCCGAAACCGCGCGCGCCGGGCAGTTTGTCCGCCCCGAGCGTGAAGAAGCGGCCCGTATCGGTGACCAGTAGCAGCTTGTCCGTGGTCTGCGCGTGCAGGACGAAACCCTGCGCATCGCCTTCCTTGTATTTGAACTCCTGATCGAGCGGCAGATGCCCCTTGGCGCCGCGCACCCAGCCTTTCTGCGAGAGGATTACCGTCACCGGCTCCTTCTCGATCATGGCCTCCATGCTGAATTCGACTGCAGGGGCAGCCTCCGCGATCAGCGTGCGCCGCGCGCCCAGCGCCGTGTCCGGCCCGTATTCCGCGCGCAGCTTGGCAAGATCGCGCTTCAGCCGCGTGCGCTGGCGAGCGGGCGAGCCGAGCAGCTTTTCCAGCTCGTCCTGCTCCTTCAGGAGATCGTCCTTCTCCTGCCGCAGCTCCATCTCTTCCAGCTTGCGCAGACTGCGCAGCCGCATGTTGAGGATCGCCTCGACCTGCCGTTCGGTGAGAGAGAACTCCTCCATCATCACCGCCTTGGGATCGTCCTCGTAACGGATGATCTCGATCACGCGGTCGAGATTGAGGAAGGCGACGATATAGCCTTCGACCAGCTCCAGCCGTTTCGCGATCTGGTCGAGCCGGTGGCGGCTCCTGCGCTGGAGGATGTCGATCTGGCTGGCGACCCAGTTCGACAGCAATTCCTTCAGCCCCATCACCATCGGCGTGCGCGTGGCGTCGAGCACGTTCAGATTGAGGCCGAAGCGCGTTTCGAGATCGGTGAGCTTGTAGAGGCTCTCCTTCAACAGCTCGGGATCGACATTGCGGCTGCGGGGGACGAAGACGATGCGGATGTTCTCGTCGCTCTCGTCGCGCACATCCTCCAGGATCGGCAGCTTGCGATCGGCGATGGCGGCGGCGATCTGTTCGATCAGCTTGCCCTTCTGCACCTGATACGGAATCTGATCGACAACGAGCTGCCATTGGCCGCCGCCCAGCCGCTCTATCCCCGCCTCGCGGTCGGCGGGCGCGGTCGCTTCGGACGAGTGGAAGCGTGCGCGCATACGGAAACTGCCACGCCCGGTCTCATAGGCGGCGGAGATGGTCTCCGCGCTGTCCACCACCAGCGCGCCGGTGGCGAAATCAGGCCCGTGGAACAGCTCCATCAGCCGCGCGTGCTCAATATGCGGATTGTCGATGAGTTCAAGCGTCGCGTCGACGATCTCGGTGACATTGTGGCTGGGAATGTTGGTCGCCATCCCCACCGCGATCCCGCTGGCCCCGTTGGCGAGGAGGTTGGGGAACAGGCCGGGAAAGATCTCCGGCTCGCGCTCTTCCCCGTTATAGGTCGGGATGAAATCGACCGTGCCCTCGTCCAGCCCCTCCATCAAGCGCAGTGCGGTCTTGGTCAGGCGCGCTTCGGTATAGCGATAGGCGGCGGCGTTATCGCCATCGATATTGCCGAAATTCCCCTGCCCCTCGACCAGCGGATAGCGCAGCGCGAAATCCTGCGCGAGGCGGACCATCGCATCGTAGACGCTCGCATCGCCGTGGGGGTGATACTTGCCGATCACGTCGCCGACCACGCGGGCGGATTTCTTGAACGCATCGGTCGGGTTCAGTTTCAGCTGCCGCATCGCCCATAGCAGGCGGCGGTGGACCGGCTTCAGCCCGTCACGCAGATCGGGCAGCGAGCGCGCGGTGATCGTGCTCAGCGCATAGACCAGATATCGCTCGCTCAGCGCGCTGTCGAAAGGTGCATCGACGATCGCGTCGAAGGGATCGGGTTCGTCCATCACAGTGGTATTGTCGGCAGCCATGCCGTTCACCCTATCACCGCCCCGGCTCGGCTAGAAGCGCGGAACGCCATGCTTTCCCCATGCGTAAGTCCGGTAACACGAACTCAATGGAGATACTCTCATGGCAAAACGCGTCCTCATCCTCGCCACCAATGGTTTCGAACAGTCGGAGCTGATGAAGCCCAAGGCCAATCTCGAAAAGGCGGGCATCGAAACCACCGTCGTCAGCCTCGAAAGCGGCGAGATCAAGGGTTGGGATACCGACGACTGGGGCGACAGCGTCAAGGTCGACAAGACGCTGGACGAAGTCAGCAGCTGCGAAGGCTATGATGCGCTCCTGCTGCCCGGCGGCCAGATCAATCCCGACCTTCTGCGCGTGGAAGACCGCGCCGTCGCTCTCGTCAAGGATTTCGCCATGTCCGGCAAGCCCATCGCCGCGATCTGCCACGCCCCGTGGCTGCTGATCGAAGCGGACATCGTCCAGGGCAAGACCGCGACCTGCTACACATCGATCCGCACCGATCTCAAGAATGCGGGTGCGAACGTGGTCGATCAGGAAGTCGCGATCGACGGCAATCTCATAACCAGCCGCAATCCGAACGACATCCCCGCCTTCAGCAAGGCGCTGATCGAAGCGGTCGGCGAAACGGTGGACGAAAAGGCGCTCGAAACCGCCTGATTATTCCGACCAGATATTTTTCGAGAACCCCGCCGCAGCGATGCGGCGGGGTTTTTTGTTCGCCAAATCCGCGCTCCTGCGACCTGTGTCTACGGTCCTACCAAATCGAGCCGCGTGGTCGATGCGACTTGTCTCGGAAACTTCGCTGCCGCCATTCATTGCCTCGCAGAGGGAGTAAGATGTCGGTTTTAAGTAAATACCTGTCCGTTATCGTTTGGGCTCTTGCTATGCTTGTGCTGGCAGTCCCGGCTTCAGCCCAGGCGCAGCGCGATATCGCGCAGGATTCCGCGCCCTTTGTCTACGAGGTCGAGCGGCTGGAGAATGGCGGGGGTGTGGGCGCTCCGCTCGATCTCGACACGCCGATGGGTCTCGTCGAAAGCTTCATGGCGGCGGGCGAGGCGGGGGAGTTCGAGCGGGCTTCCGCAGCGCTCGATTTCGCCAATATCGACACGTCCGCTCGCGCGATGTCGCGGCGCGATGTCACCTCCGCGCTTTACGACCTTCTCCATCGCTCGGTTGTGATCGACTGGGCAATCCTGCCCGACCGGCCCGATGCGGTCGATACGGAGACCAGCAGCAAGGATCCGATGGCAGGGACCGCCCGGCGCTCGGTGACACTGGCGCAAATCGAGTTGGATGGGCGGTCTATCCCAATCCGGCTTGCCCGTGAGCAGGCACCCGGTGGCGAGCCCGTCTGGTTGTTCAGCCGTCAGACGGTCGCGAACGTCCCTGCGCTTTATGCCGTGTACGGCCCGACCCGGTTCGAAAAATCGCTGCCCTCTGCTCTTCGTGAACAGGCGTTCTGGACGCTTGCCTGGTGGGAAGTGATCGCCCTTCCCCTGATTCTGCTGGCAGCCGCCCTTGCCGCGCTCCTGACCCATCTCGCGATACGTCGTTTCCGTGGCCGTTTTCGGGACGACGTCGTGGTGCATGGCGTCCTTCGCGCCATGCATCTCCCAGCGGTTCTGCTCGCCTTCGCCGCGAGCTTCGCGCTGGTGCGCGAAACGTTTTTCCGCCTATCGGGACCAGTCAAGGACCTGCTCGATCCGCTGCAACTGATCCTGATCATCGCTGCCTTTCTCGGCATCGTGCTCTCTATCATCGAGGCCATGTTCGAACTCGCGACCGACCGGCGCACTGATGCGCTGGAAGATCCCGACAATGGCGAGGACCGCGATTACTACACCAAACTGAGCGCGATACGGCGGATCGTGACCGCGCTCTCGATGCTCGCGGCGATCGGATTTCTCCTAGTCGCGAGCAATATCTCCAGCACGCTTGGCTTTTCGATCCTGGCGTCCGCCGGGGTCTTCGGCTTGGTCCTCGCTTTCGCCGGGCGCAAGCTGCTGGGTGATATCATGTCGAGCGTACAGATCGCCTTTGCCCAGACCGCGCGCATCGGCGATGCGGTGCAGTATGAAGGCCAATGGTGCTTCGTCGAGAAGATCGGCTTCACCCATCTGCGCCTGCGCACCTGGGACGAAAGGCGGGTGATCGCCCCGCTGAGCGACTTCACGAACAAGAGCTTCGAGAACTGGACCAAGCGCGACGCCAGCCTGATGATGCATGTCGAGCTTGAACTCGACAATCGCGCCGATGTCGAGAAGCTGCGCGGACCGTTCCGCGAATTCGTCGAACAGGACGAGGATGTGGTCGATCCCGAAGATGCCTCCTGCGAGGTCGTCGGGCAAACGGCGCGGGCGATGGTCGTGCGGTTCATGGCCCGGTCGAGCGATCCGAAATGCGGATGGAAGATGCATTGCCGCTTGCGCGAACGGATGCTGGGGGTCGCAGCCGGGCTCGATGCGGCAGCGGCAAACGAGCCTGTGCCTGCATACCTCCCCCGCGAACGCGAAGTCCGCATGGATCTCGCCCGGAAGGACGAAGGCGCCTGATCAGAATCGCCGCGCGTCGTGGCTTTCTTCGGGGATGCTCGCGGTCAGTCCCTCCATCGTCCGATCGAGCACGATCTGGCAGGACAGGCGGCTGGTGCGGCGTACGCCAGCGGCGAGGTCGAGCATGTCCTCCTCTTCCTCGCTCGCGGCCTCCAACCGATCGAACCATTCGGGATCGACCACGACATGGCAGGTCGAGCACGCCATCTGGCCTTCGCACGTTCCCTCCAGCGGCAGTCCGGCGGCCTGGGCTGCGCGCAGCATGGTGTCGCCGATCGCCCCCTCGACCTCCACCTCCGTGTCGTTCGCGCGGCGGAAGATCAGCCTGACCGTCTCGCTCATATGCCCTGCTCCTTCGCCGCTGCGTTGATCTTCGCCGCCGCCGTCTCGATCTCGTCCAGCGTGGTGTAGCGGCCCCAGCCCAAGCGGATCGAGGCCTTGGCCTTTTTCTGCGACAGGCCGATCGCTTCCAGCACATGGCTGGTACGGCCCGATCCGCTGGCGCAGGCGCTTCCGGCGCTGAACATGACGTCGCGACACTCGCTCATCAGCCGGTTCACGTCGAGCCCGCCCGCATTCTTGCCCGCCGGGCGGATATTCATATTCCCATGCCAGCGCGCCTCCGCGCTGCCGTTCAACTCCCAATCGGCAAAAAGCTCGCGCGCGCGGGTCCAGAGCTTGTCGACATGGTCCGCGTCCTGTTCCATCCGCTCCTTCG
This genomic interval carries:
- a CDS encoding GNAT family N-acetyltransferase, coding for MASTTSSPLPTIVPLGAVDPHLVEELLDAAFGEGRQARTAYRIREGMGWLPGLSFAALDDEDYLVATIQLWPVALTDPDRRAHPLLMVGPVAVMPGRQGEGFGKALMATSLAAADQLGGASALPQMLIGDFDYYSQWDFSAAHTGGWRCPGPWERERLLARTANAAVLPREGMLGPWIG
- a CDS encoding DUF1285 domain-containing protein, translated to MVYTPPPELAGLSLAQIAEQVEARKLPPVERWTPQEEGESGMRIAADGIWYHDGSPIRRGAMVRAFSGLLTRDGDGAYWLVTPFQKLRIEVEDACFIATDCRLVEDGIAFRLNTDDLVVAGPDHPLRAAGDPDAPALYVHVRRGCEARLNRSTYEQLAEIALARGDDWTVASGGETYSLLPAAQG
- a CDS encoding NUDIX hydrolase, producing the protein MSDLFDRLLRLFEAGHARDVPDLMSDARFADAARTADAAVLIAVTDRPTGLMQRSDRPEQNGLMQRSDRPSYDGPGVILTQRPTTMRDHPGQVAFPGGKLEPGEDAVSAALREAQEELALDPESVRLIGTTDHYKTGTGFDITPVLGVIAPDLPLRADPREVESWFEAPLSLVMDADNWTRNEVFWKGAMRPYLELDYQGYRIWGVTAAICYNLSRRLQWMEATR
- a CDS encoding CCA tRNA nucleotidyltransferase, with amino-acid sequence MTVLPEADWTRRADLALLAETLGPDFMRWVGGAVRDTLLDIPVADVDCATLHRPEKVIDLCRAAGIRTVPTGIDHGTVTAILDEGPVEITTLRRDVSTDGRRATVAFADNWREDAARRDFTINALYAHPKTLEITDFFGGLDDLAARRVRFIGDARTRIREDHLRILRYFRFQARFGREVEDTALAACTELAETLKGISRERVAMELLGILALPDPVPTVRLMEQAGVLRVILPEARAGEIAALDRLVAQEREYAVAPDAIRRLAALLPPVPSLAETVAARLRLSKQQRARLACAAARTKQDAELPRALAYHEGLACARDRLLLAGASIAPLDGWEAPDFPLKGGTIVARGVAAGPAVARIMRAVEARWIAEDFPGEARIEALLAEELARQ
- the parC gene encoding DNA topoisomerase IV subunit A, whose translation is MAADNTTVMDEPDPFDAIVDAPFDSALSERYLVYALSTITARSLPDLRDGLKPVHRRLLWAMRQLKLNPTDAFKKSARVVGDVIGKYHPHGDASVYDAMVRLAQDFALRYPLVEGQGNFGNIDGDNAAAYRYTEARLTKTALRLMEGLDEGTVDFIPTYNGEEREPEIFPGLFPNLLANGASGIAVGMATNIPSHNVTEIVDATLELIDNPHIEHARLMELFHGPDFATGALVVDSAETISAAYETGRGSFRMRARFHSSEATAPADREAGIERLGGGQWQLVVDQIPYQVQKGKLIEQIAAAIADRKLPILEDVRDESDENIRIVFVPRSRNVDPELLKESLYKLTDLETRFGLNLNVLDATRTPMVMGLKELLSNWVASQIDILQRRSRHRLDQIAKRLELVEGYIVAFLNLDRVIEIIRYEDDPKAVMMEEFSLTERQVEAILNMRLRSLRKLEEMELRQEKDDLLKEQDELEKLLGSPARQRTRLKRDLAKLRAEYGPDTALGARRTLIAEAAPAVEFSMEAMIEKEPVTVILSQKGWVRGAKGHLPLDQEFKYKEGDAQGFVLHAQTTDKLLLVTDTGRFFTLGADKLPGARGFGEPVRNTLDIDAGAQIVAAIVHRPKQRLLLAADTGKGFAANTDDLLAETRKGRQVVNLKGEAKLQVVRPIAPEDDHVAVVGDNRKLVVFNLEELPELARGQGVQLQRYRDGGMADAITFKLEDGLSWTMGGKEGRTRTETEMWQWKVARGGAGRMPPQGFPRDNRFG
- a CDS encoding type 1 glutamine amidotransferase domain-containing protein, whose translation is MAKRVLILATNGFEQSELMKPKANLEKAGIETTVVSLESGEIKGWDTDDWGDSVKVDKTLDEVSSCEGYDALLLPGGQINPDLLRVEDRAVALVKDFAMSGKPIAAICHAPWLLIEADIVQGKTATCYTSIRTDLKNAGANVVDQEVAIDGNLITSRNPNDIPAFSKALIEAVGETVDEKALETA
- a CDS encoding mechanosensitive ion channel family protein, with protein sequence MLVLAVPASAQAQRDIAQDSAPFVYEVERLENGGGVGAPLDLDTPMGLVESFMAAGEAGEFERASAALDFANIDTSARAMSRRDVTSALYDLLHRSVVIDWAILPDRPDAVDTETSSKDPMAGTARRSVTLAQIELDGRSIPIRLAREQAPGGEPVWLFSRQTVANVPALYAVYGPTRFEKSLPSALREQAFWTLAWWEVIALPLILLAAALAALLTHLAIRRFRGRFRDDVVVHGVLRAMHLPAVLLAFAASFALVRETFFRLSGPVKDLLDPLQLILIIAAFLGIVLSIIEAMFELATDRRTDALEDPDNGEDRDYYTKLSAIRRIVTALSMLAAIGFLLVASNISSTLGFSILASAGVFGLVLAFAGRKLLGDIMSSVQIAFAQTARIGDAVQYEGQWCFVEKIGFTHLRLRTWDERRVIAPLSDFTNKSFENWTKRDASLMMHVELELDNRADVEKLRGPFREFVEQDEDVVDPEDASCEVVGQTARAMVVRFMARSSDPKCGWKMHCRLRERMLGVAAGLDAAAANEPVPAYLPREREVRMDLARKDEGA
- a CDS encoding 2Fe-2S iron-sulfur cluster-binding protein; translation: MSETVRLIFRRANDTEVEVEGAIGDTMLRAAQAAGLPLEGTCEGQMACSTCHVVVDPEWFDRLEAASEEEEDMLDLAAGVRRTSRLSCQIVLDRTMEGLTASIPEESHDARRF